A single window of Maylandia zebra isolate NMK-2024a linkage group LG2, Mzebra_GT3a, whole genome shotgun sequence DNA harbors:
- the LOC143413583 gene encoding stonustoxin subunit beta-like: MSERSCEALSSALSSESSSVTKLDLNNSDLKDSGVKLLSDGLKSSYCKLETLSLSGCLITEEGCSSLASALSSNPSHLRELDLSYNHPGDSGMKMLSAGLKDPGWRLDTLRVEPAGVRWLRPGLRKYSCQLTIDTNTVHTNLQLSDNNRKVTHVKQVQSYPDHPDRFHYWEQLLCRNGLTGRCYWEVELRGELFISVSYRSIRRKGGNDDCWFGGNDQSWSLYCTDEGPQCVWHNKIKTQIFSSSSSSSSSVSNRAAVYVDCPAGTLSFYRVSSDTLIHLHTFNTTFTQTLYPGFRFGFMAYGSSVSLC; the protein is encoded by the exons atgtcagagagaagctgtgaagctctgtcctctgCGTTGAGCTCCGAGTCATCTAGTGTGACGAAGCTGGACCTGAATAACTCTGACTTGAAAGACTCAGGAGTGAAACTTCTTTCTGATGGATTGAAGAGTTCTTACTGCAAACTagaaactctcag tctgtcaggctgtctgatcacagaggaaggctgttcTTCTCTcgcctcagctctgagctccaacccctcccatctgagagagctggacctgagttacaatcatccaggtgactcaggaatGAAGAtgctgtcggctggactgaaggatccaggctggagactggacactctcag ggtggagcctgctggagtccgatggttgagaccaggtctgaggaagt attcctgtcaactcacaatcgacacaaacacagtacacacaaacctccaactgtctgacaacaacaggaaggtgacacatgtgaagcaggttcagtcatatcctgatcatccagacagatttcaTTACTGggaacagctgctgtgtagaaatggtctgactggtcgctgttactgggaggtcgagttgAGAGGAGAGCTttttatatcagtgagttacagaagcatcagaaggaaaggagggaaTGATGACTGTTGGTTTGGAgggaatgatcagtcctggagtctgtacTGCACTGATGAAGGTCCTCAGTGTGTCTGgcacaataagataaaaacacagatcttctcctcctcctcctcctcctcctcctctgtctctaatagagcagcagtgtatgtggactgtcctgctggcactctgtccttctacagagtctcctctgacactctgatccacctccacaccttcaacaccacattcactcaaactctttatcctgggttcaGATTTGGGTTCATGGCATAcggttcctcagtgtccctgtgctga